GACAGATCACTTCAAATCTAGGGGTCTCCTCTAGAGCACTCTGCCCCACCACAACGACATATGGGTACCCCAGTCGACTGGCGTCCTTCAACCTCTTACCAATAGTCATCTGGGTTCGGTCATCTaacaccacctctcctctcaggcTGGGCAAGGTCTCCCGCAGTTGTTGGACCAAGTCATCAATCAAGCCAGCTACACTGTCCATCTTACTACCCCTCTTAGGGGGTAAAATACAGATCTGGTATGGGGCTATCAGACCGGGCCATCGAATACCTTCCTCTGTTGACATGACTTCGATGGCTGCAGCGAGAATCCGGGTCACCCCAAGTCCAAAGCAGCCCATCTCGGTGACGGCAGACTTGTTTTGGGTGTTGGTGAAGGAGGCGTCAAATATACGCGAGTACTTTGTGCCGAGATAGAAGGTGTGGCCCACCTCAATTCCCTTGGATTCCACTAGTGTGCCTGTCTGACAGCGAGGGCAGTCCGTCCTATCAGGAGCCACCGTCTCCACGTTGGCAGAAAAGGAGCACGCTCCACACACCAGCAACCGGTCCTCTCCTATCTCTGCCGGCAGCTGGAACTCATGGGAGAGCTTCCCTCCGATGTTGCCCGTGTCAGCTTGGACCTGGACGCATGGCAGGCTCAGCCGGGAGAAGAGCCTGCTGTAGGCCTGGCACACAGACTCGTACGTCTGGTAGGCGGCCTCTTCGCTCGCGTCAAACGAGTACATGTCCTTCATGTAGAACTCCCGACCCCTCAGCAGTCCGAAGCGTGGCTTCGGCTCGTCGCGGAACTTGCGGGTGACCTGCACGCATCGAAGCTCGATTACAGCGGTTctacaacacaaccacaacgtGACTGAAGAATCGAAAGTGTGATGAGGGGCGTGGTGCAGTCAGCGTGTACCTGGTAGAGAAGCAGTGGGAGCTGTCGATAGGACAGGGTTCCCTGGGAGGCTAGCAACTCTGTCACTGCCTCTTCGTGGGTGGGTCCGAGGCAGTACTCTCCCCCGTGACGGTCTCGCAGGCGGAAAAGCTCCTTCCCCATCAGATCCCAGCGTTCACTACGCCTCCACAGCTCAGCTGAGCACAGGCTGGGCATGTCCACCTTCTGACCTCCGATACCCTGCATTTCCTGGTCGATCAGCCTGACCAGTTTCTCCATGGAGCGCACTGTGGCTGGGAGGTAGTGGTAGCAGCcagggttggaggggtggatgagCCCAGCCTGTTGCATCAGTCGTTGGCTTTTGCAGGTCGTCTCCCCTGGGGCCCGGCCCTCCTGCCCCACGTCACGGAGGTTTGAGGGCTGAAAGAGACgggagaccaggagaggggggcggccGGGCTTCTGGTCAGTGTgggtggggagaggagcatGGCCTGCACAACCTCTGCAGGGAGTGGTTAGGGTCCTGGGTAGATGGGGCAGGATTTTCTGCCACAACAGGACCCTCATGGCTGACTAGTACCCTGGAGGAAATATATCGAAGTGAAGATTTTTATTCAGCATCTAGAAAGTGCACGGCAGTAATACAGCGGTAGTGTTTTTTACTACTGGGTGACGCACTTAATAACAAGGTCAACAAGTGTCGAAGATGTAGACGGTGACATTGACTTCCAGGTTAAATTAGCTAACTATCAATAGTCAACCTTTTAGCCAACATGAATGTGCATTTTAAAAAGCTAGCCAGTGTTACTACAATTTATATTTCCCCTAGCTTTGGAGGGTGTCATCTAGCTGGTAGCAATAAACACTGACATCTAGCTTACCAACTCACTAGCAGATCGAGGCTGGTATTCATTCAAGTCAGATTCATTCAGACTGCTAAATAAGCTAGACAGAATCTCACCTTAAAACCGATTGACAGTGcaaaatacgtttttatttttaatgTTACAGCTTACAAAAAATTAACGAAGACCAGAACATAAAAGTCTTTAGCATTTACCTAGATAGCTACATAACGCTGCCATTCTCGTCACATGGTTTTAGCTCTGGTCACTCACAGCTTTAGCTCTACTAGCACCACCTAGCGGTCTGGAGGAACATCTGTTACTATGGCAATCCTCAACAAAAATTAAACTTCTAGCTACTCTAGCAGAAGTGCAAGAAACCGGCTTGATTCTTTCTAACCAGATACATGAAGGTTTTTCTGAGCCAGCAACGAATTGGTGTACAGCATGTCAACCACCACAGCCAAAATGAAGAAACCTACTCTGAAAATAACACCGTAAGTCAACACCGACAGTCTAACACAttgacacatgcaaacacatcaaGCTGCTTATTTAGCTAGCTTAGTTGTACTGTTAGTGACATTGTGAAACtgcatgtacagtagctagctagtctacACATGTAGCTAACGTTGCTATTGCCTTTTTCGTGTGATTTGTGGCTTTAAGACAAATACATATAgtcagtcaaaagtttggacacatgggaaaACGTGTCCAAACTTTTCCCTGTTACTGAATAccaatatatatgtatatgtatatatatcgaACATAATATCAAGAAATGTGATCCATACACATTGTACTTTTCAGGTCTTCCAGAACAGTAAATGCGTCAACTTCAGGAATACTTCGGGTCAACCACAGCACAACCCGTACAAAGAGTGTCACCGCCTCCATTAGCAGAAAGAGTTTCAGTTTGGCCGGTGACAGTAAACTCATTGATAAAAACTCTGTTCAAACACCAAAACACATCGTTCAGGTAAAATCGCAACGACTACCATGTTGAGGTGTGGTGCTGTTAGAGAGACGTGCACACAGACATAATATTACCCTCCTCTTTTTGGACAGGTATACGATGAAAATGGCAAAGATGTTACCCCACAACCCCTGTACCAGCCCGACCCAGGGCTCATACAGCCTAAACAGAGCAAAATATTTGCTACCGACGCATCTGGCGCCACTGTTTCAGACTTTTTCTCCACGGCTTACCAGACAACCGCCAACACAAGCTTTGCTGGGCCCTTTACCAGGTATCCAAGCTCGGACTTGGGCATACCATTTGTAATGGCTTTTCTCACCATGGAAGGTTTGAGTCGCAAAGTCTAGTATTTTCTCATCTACATGTCGGAGAACTGTTATTTAGTAGTTATTTAGACCAGTGGACCACTGACATACTATAATTGGGTTACCACTAATGTGTTCCAGGTCAGTGTTTGGTAGCAGCACCGTTTCCAGGTCCAGCCTGTCCACAATGGAGTCAATGAATGAAGAGATCGAGGACCCATCGTCTAAAAGAGACATCAGTACCTCAGGTTCCTGATATATCTAGCTATATCGAttccgtttttttcttttctcagaTCAACAGTTGAATGAAAGACACAGGGCGACCACACAAACCCTCAAAGAACAGGCACAGGTGACTTAAATGAAAGCTGAATGTGCTACGATCACATCAATCAGGTGTTTTCTTCCGCCAGATGttcaggtgaggagggaggaggtcaaggagctggtgggggaggagatgcTGGACGATGTGGTGGAACTCTACCTCACTGAGTCAGAGACTATCTGGATGCTGGACATGCCGGCGGTTTCCGTGTCTGTGGACTCGCAGGAGGCCGAAGACGTCAAGTAAACACCTGCTGGCTTCACACGCTGCTCCGTGTGCTGTGTTTCGCCCGATAGATCATTCTAGAATTTGCAATACAAACAACGCAATGTCACACTCCCTTATTCTCATCCCAAGAAAGAGAACCGCCCTGTATGAGGAACTGTGCAGGAACCGGATGGGAAATGACCAGTTTGTGGAAAGATCCATGCAGACGTTCAATGGAGCGCCCAAAACCAAAGAGGTCCAATGTGAGAGCATCGATATGGTGGATGCAGGTTggtaataatgataataatgcaTTCTTAAATTCCTTAAGGTCCCTCTGCCTCAGTCAATCTGTCATTTCAATCTATGTACTCTTCACTCTCCCCTGAATCTTCCCATCTGATCCCTGACCCTAGTGCcccatctgacccctgaccctagtGCCCCATCTGACCCTAGTGCcccatctgacccctgaccctagtgccccatctgacccctgaccctagtGCCCTCAAGCCtcttctgcctctgcctccacagCTTGCACGGCCTCCTCCTGGGACATGTACGACTCCTTCTGCTTGTCGGACGGAGTGGGTGAGGCTGTCCAGAAGCCCAGTTCAGAGGACATGATCTGTCCTGAGGCCATTTCTCACCACAGACTGGACACTGTTCACGGGCCTGAGAGGACTGTGTCAGTTCTGGGCACCACCAGTATAGGTAACACCGGGTGCAGTAGGTCTCCACAGGCCTGTTCACGCTGCCCAAACACAGACCAGTTGTTGGCTGTGATGTGATACGCCTGGGCGGTGTTTGTTGGGGCAGTTTGAAAATGACAGTTATCTGTCTAAATGTTCTAAACCCGACAGCCAACAGGAGAACATTTGGTGTTTGTTGGACATTGTTTGGGTTAGTGTGAACCAACCTTAAGACATCATGTACAGAAGGGTTGTGTGAGAGGGTTTGACATTCAGGTACGGTTTATAGCATGCAGCTATACACACGGGTGTGTTTCCCTCCAGCTAGCACCTCTTCCCAGACCGAGATGGAGACCTTCTTGGTTCCTACGGACGACGAGCCGGACCCTGAACTCATTCTCCAGTCTGAGAGCTTCCAGCAGGATCTGTTTGTGATGGAAAGGATTGTTCTGGAGAACATTTACCAGCCCAAGCTTGCTGCATACAGACAACTCCCCATATTGGAAGGTGAAACAGTTAGTACTCTGACAGCAGAAACTAACACAGACCATACGCATAgaaaatattattgaaaataaaATACTAAACGGTGGCCTTTCATTGTCCAGATGAAGACCTTCTGCTGAAGACCAACGCagcagggaggatggaggaagaggaagagagttcACTCACCCCGGCGCTGGAGAGACTCTGGGCCTTTAGCTGTGAGCTCACGGCAGGCCGCAACGTCAGTAGCATGGCCTGGAACAAGACCAATCCAGtaagctcctctcctcctctctgtctccctctcctgttaTACCGAGCCTTGGTAGTGAAGCTACGATGCTACCATtgagcaaggcagaaggcaacaagtTTTTTAAGTTTCCCCAAAAAGTTTAAAGCTACATTGAAGAGGgatctactgtactctattgtgctatgctctgttctgctctgttctcctcacctctcttttcactgtgtgtgggaaaaaaagattcaaaaggttgaaaaaaggtttttctaaaaaaggttttgaaaaagagcccacacttctttactttaacttgagtgaaaaagtgttgtCAGGACTTTTACCAGAGTCTTTGTAAACCTGAGTATTTGTACTTATACTTGAGTGaaagatgtgtgtacttttaccATCTATGGCTGTACAAATTGTAAAGTCATGTTGTCTTTACCAACAGGACCTTCTGGCTGTGGGGTACGGACAATTTGACTTCAAAGACCAGAAATCGGGCCTAGTCTGCTGCTGGTCCCTGAAGAAcccaacggtgtgtgtgtgtgtctgctctatGGTGCTGTGGTAGTGTTAGTGtacgcctctctcctctgtggtagtgtttgtgtatgcctctctcctctgtggtaGTGTTAGTGtacgcctctctcctctgtggtagtgtttgtgtcagcctctctcctccgtgGTAGTGTTTGTGtacgcctctctcctctgtggtagtgtttgtgtcagcctctctcctctgtggtaGTGTTTGTGTCAGCCTCTGTCCTCTGTGGTAGTGTTAGTGtacgcctctctcctctgtggtaGTGTTTGTGTCAGCCTCTGTCCTCTGTGGTAGTGTTAGTGtacgcctctctcctctgtggtagtgtttgtgtatgcctctctcctctgtggtaGTGTTAGTGtacgcctctctcctctgtggtaGTGTTTGTGTCAGCCTCTGTCCTCTGTGGTAGTGTTAGTGtacgcctctctcctctgtggtagtgtttgtgtatgcctctctcctctgtggtaGTGTTAGTTtacgcctctctcctctgtggtaGTGTTTGTGTCAGCCTCTCTCCTCGTGCTTCAGTTGGGTTAACTGCGAACAGGGGCTTCTCTCATCTGCAGTGGCCTGAGAGGGTCTTTCACTGCGAGAATGGAGTGACCGCCCTGGACTTCTCAGCCAACAACGTTAGCCTGCTAGCCGTGGGGATGTACGACGGCAGCGTAGCCATGTATAACGTGCACAGCAGAGACGAGACGCCCACCACTGACACCACGTAGGTGCTCAGAGAGGCTATTTCCTCACAAACGTGCCGTATTTAGTTAATTTTTATTACCAAGCTTGTGATATCAATGGAAAATCCAATTAAATTACTTAACTTTTCTTCTGTCACCGCCATTCTTAGTATGCAGACTACACACTAATATAGGGTCAGTAATGCAGTATGCAAACTGTCACGTTCCTTccgacctgtctctctcctgacaTCAGAACTCTCTGTCCCTGTGCAGTGAATGCGCCCACAAGCACACCAGCCCAGTGTGGCAGGTGAGATGGATCGACAGTGAGAGGGGGCCGTCGGGGGAGGACAAGGGGGAGAACCTCATCTCCATTTCCGCCGACGGCAGGATCAGCAAGTGGTTCCTACGCAAAGGCCTCGACTGCATAGGTCAGTAGGTCATAGGACATATATCAGAAGGCTGTTCTCTTTTGCACTGGAACATAGTCAGTTATTTATTTCAAATATGGTTTAATTAACTTCAAATCAGTTTTATTTACATGAATGGCCCAGTGTTTGAGGCATGGCTAGCTCATTAGCTCCCAGTGTTTGAGGCATGGCTAGCTCATTAGCTCCCAGTGTTTGAGGCATGGCTAGCTCATTAGCTCCCAGTGTTTGAAGCATGGCTAGCTCATTAGTTCCCAGTGTTTGAGGCATGGCTAGCTCATTAGCTCCGAGTGTTTGAGGCATGGCTAGCTCATTAGCTCCCAGTTTTTGAGGCATGGCTAGCTCATTAGCTCCCAGTGTTTGAGGCATGGCTAGCTCATTAGCTCCCAGTGTTTGAGACATGGCTTGCTCATTAGCTCCCAGTGTTTGAGGCATGGCTAGCTCATTAGCGCCGAGTGTTTGAGGTATGGCTAGCTCATTAGCTGGCTTCGTTTGCGCTAGTCCATGTGTTCTGCCTCCCGTAGACCTGATGAAGCTGAAGAGGACGAGGAACGAGAAGACCAAGACGCATGCTggcgagaaggagaggaagagcgagGCTCTAATCTCACGCCAGGCGCCAGGCCTCTGCTTCGACTTCCATCCTTTGGTGAGATCTCCTCCAGAcagttttctgtctgtctgttatctTTAGTATCAGTGTGAAAGGGCAGTTAAGACCATGCTTTGCCCTCAGGACTACAACATTTACCTGGCAGGCACAGAAGAGGGCCACATCCACAAGTGCTCCTGTTCTTACAACGAGCAGTATCTGGAGACCTACTCTGCACACAAGGTAGGCCCCAAGCCCTTCACACTGTAGCCGCCGAAAGGGATGAATTGAAAGGCTACGAAAGGGATGAATTGAAGGGTAATTCTAGACTTCGGTCCTGGTCCTGTTTGACCCGTGGCTAGGGCCCCGTGTATCGGATCACGTGGTCTCCGTTCTGCGAGGACCTCTTTCTGAGCTGCTCGTCTGATTGGACCATCCACCTGTGGAGGCAGGACCTGCTGGAGCCAGTGCTGAGcttcccctccacccagagGGCCGTGTACGACGTCATGTGGTCCCCCCAGTGGGCCACCGTGTTCGGGGCTGTCAATGACGGCAGGGTGGAGATCTGGGACCTGGGTGCTAGCATgtgagaaaacaaattccctctccctccctctctccctccctctctctctccctctctctctctctccctctctccctctctctctctctctctctctctctctctctctctctctctctctctctctctctctctctctctctctctctctctctctctctctctctcatatatcaCCTGAATCAGCTCAGATCTACGTCATGGTCCGTTCACCAACCTCCTGtgctctcccccccagcctggacCCCACCGTGGTGAGCCTGGCTGGGCCGGGGGTGAGGCTGACCTCCCTGCTGTTTGCTACAGAGACAGACTGTGTCCTAGTCGGGGACAGCGACGGCCAAGTCAGCGTCTACCAGCTCAAGAACTTCAGCATGGGAGAGGGTGATCAGGTGAGTCCTGGATGAACATGAGGCTCCAATACCAGCGCTTCTCAAACGTCTGTTAGCCCTCGTTTAAAAAATAACCTCATCTCCCTAACCTCCCTGtagaattacatttagtcatttagcagatgctcttatccagagcgacttacagtaagtacagggacattccccccgaggcaagtagggtgaagttgcccaaggacacaaggtcATTTTTGGCCACTGCGGGGAATCAATCTCTGCCTCACACATGGTTTATCTTTCAATTGAAAGCATGCAAACGTTCGtcgttatatatatatatccaacAATTACATCATCTGCAGCTTTTGCTCTTTCAGACAGAGTGACTCCTTCAGATCTGTTATCATGACAACGTGCTTTCAGCTCttctctgtgtgttcatgtcctGATATTGCCAGCCACATTTCCTGTTGAGGGACAGTTTGATGTGGCGTCTCCTCCGTCAGGGGGTGGCTGAGGAGCTGTACCTACCTCGGGAGCTGATAGcctcttctttcttctcagGTGGACACATTAGAAGATATTATCGGTTCCACCCTAGCCAGCCAGCTGTgagaatacaaacacacacaggttaatgTCCCTTGAACTGTCCTGATCTTCTCTCACCCACCTTCTGAGTAGTTTTCCTCTTTTTGTGATCCCCAGAGAAGTGGGGCGGCTGAATGTCTCGTGTTAGTTCCACAATCCGATTATAGAAGACTGCAACAGCAGGTTGTGGTCTGCTGTCTTGGTTTGATAtgggaagtaaaaaaaaaaaaaaaaattataacgaAAATAAAGCAATAACGGATAACCAGGAAACGATTCGATTTCTATTGTTGTCTGTTGAGATCAGTTTGGGGGCAGTTTGGTTTTCTCTCGGGGTTTAGCTGATGTGACTTCTGGCCGTGGCTTTTCTGTGTGTCAGACAACATTGTATTGCACACTTCCTCTTTCACTCCACCCGGCTTGTTCACTAGAGCTGCACTTGTTCCCCGTGAGGAAGGAGTTTGTCTTTGACGCTGTTCTGCTCAGGGGTAATGGGGTATTTAGCCCGTTTActgtcataaacacacacacacactttacaacaTGCAGCTCATCCCACCCACTCACGTTAAGACGGTCATTACACAGGCACGGTCTTTCCCCAACATTTAACCTTGCCGTGTTGAAAGTGATCGTAAAGGAGGTGCTGTTACAACAAACAGAGTGAAAGCTCAGGTTTATGAGTCTCAACAGGTGTGGGGATATGAAACCTTGGAAAGCCACTGACGACACAACAAGAAAATCCACaaaatgtacttttttttttttttttttttcttttggggggTTGACATGATAGTTTGATgatagcactttgagattttagTTAATATAAAGTGCATCTTAAATATTGTTATTATGATTATGATTACAACTTTTTGTGATGGTGGTTTTCAGCCAGACACTTGTACTTTGTGCAGTTGTAGTATGTTTGTGGGTTGTCACGGTGGAGAAAGAACTGATACCTGAAGTATACAGTACTGTCCAAAAGTCTTACGCATGCAtacaaacaaatatatataaaaaagagGAAAGCAGAAATGCTTTTAAGACATGATGAAATGAAGCTTTGCACTTTTATACAGCAGCACAAATATAGAAGAccaaataaataatattttaaGACACTGTTCCCTTGAGAATGAGTCTGAGCGAGATAGGGTAAGCAAGTTCTGTACACAGCCTCCAGCACAAGATTTTCTTAGATTAACTAACCACTAATATGACCACTGACTTTCAAATTAGATCGAACATTTATGCAACTTGAATAACAAGAAAATTAAATTGCATCCCACTACCTCCTCAAACCTGATGTAAGattaaaaacaaatgtttaattcaaaagataaaaaatataataataataataagtgtAATCATACTTTACTATTGTCATAGTCATATAATAATGTCTCATACTTGAAAATTCTTGTTATTTAAAACTTTTGTCTCAATTTATCCTCTTTCCTTTGTTTACTCAAAACCTTTCAAAGAAGCCCTGTAAAACAGCCTTCTTGTTTAGTTGTTCTAATTTCAAAcaactccccacacacacacacacacacaccacacatacacacgccaggtatacacacacacactccccagatCTTCCAATATCGTTCCCCAGCAGTGTTTACATTCCCCACTGCATTagcatcagcacaggggaaccCTCCTAGCATgttgtggtcatgtgacctgccCAAACACGACTCTCATGTCAGGATTACGTGGGTGTGCCACATTATACCGTCAATAAACCCATAATGGCTATGATGGAAGTTCAACATTTGCTTGTTTTTTTGTAGCTCCAAACTGGGACAAAACGTTGTTAAGGGAGCTCAAATTTGACGACCTGTCcctgaaaacacaaaacatctgTTTAGCCGAGGGGCATCACTGCACGTCACCTATTAAGGATTGCATCAAATGGAAGGTCGCTGTAATAAAGCTGTTTAAATAGAGGGGTCGGAGAGCATCGTTTATCTCTAGCAACAGATAATTGGATTGGGTTTTGGTGCAGTAAAGAAGTAATTACCTGATTGAAATCACCCTCTTAAGACTCCAAATGCTGATGGCTTGGCGGGGAGGGCCGGATGCACAGAGCCATCTGACTGGAAATAACCGGTCGCGATGGTAGGTGGGTGGACGGCtggtgaggagagatggagagatgaatgGGGATGGGCCATGAGCATGAGACAGTCCTTCACAAACAAGTTTAAAGGAGGAAGGTATATATTGAGGGAAGTCTTAGACCAGAGCAAAACTCCGCCTGGTTACTGCCTTAACAAGACTGAGACAAGACCAGGAGTTCCTCCGGACGACGACAGAGTTCAACCGACCAGCGAGAAGCACATCAAACAGTTCTTCCACACCACCCAGACCGTAAGACATCCAGAATGCGTGCGTCAGCGGTGCTGCTTcctctgctgctgtgtgtggtggtgggggtgaacCAGGTGCAGGCGGAGGTGAAGGCGGTGAAGCTGTGTGGAAGAGAGTTCCTGAGGGCTGTGGTCTACACCTGTGGAGGGTCACGATGGAGGAGACTCCTCGCCGATCCTGAACTGGAAGGTAAGCTGTTGctcctcacatttacattttagtcatttagcagacgctcttatccacagcgacttacagtaagtacagggacattctcccgaggcaagtagggtgaagtgcctcggcacggccaggaatcgaactggcaaccttctgattaatagcccgattccctaaccgctcagccatcaagAGTCTTCTTATTTCTTCTTATATCTTTTTTGACCAATCTGATTCTacgctctctttccctcttgtgATTTTTCTGTTTACAATCCACCTTTGTCACCTTCACAGGGGTTTAATGTTCTTTATCttcatgggagtcaggtggctgagcagtcagggaatcgggctagtaatctaaaggtcgccagttcgattcccggccacaccaaatgaatgtccctgtacttactgtaagtcgctctggataagagcgtctgctagataactaaatgtaaagtaaTGTTAATGTTTCTAACCCTCTGAATTACCACTAAATAGTTGTGATGCACTTTTTAGTCTGTAAGTTGAGGTGGCATCTCTGCGGACTCCTTTCACCTCCAGTGggccgtgggtgtgtgtgtgtggggcagatTTGTGGGAAGGGTCAGACTGGCCATCAGGAGttgggagatttcccgaacggccgatCAAACGGTTGCGGCATAatgcaaaataaatatatataataataatactgcgTCTTAAAGTCCTGGGACGTTTTGATCTCAGTCCCAGACCTGGccttgggggtgtgtgtgtgtgtgtgtgtgtgtgtgtgtgtgccggcaGATATGCAGCCTTGGTAACCGGGTCTGCGTTCTGATTACCCAGGAACTCACGTCTTATCTGATTGTGTTATCCCATAAGAGGAGCAGCATGTTCTTACagggca
The sequence above is a segment of the Hypomesus transpacificus isolate Combined female chromosome 26, fHypTra1, whole genome shotgun sequence genome. Coding sequences within it:
- the insl5a gene encoding insulin-like 5a → MRASAVLLPLLLCVVVGVNQVQAEVKAVKLCGREFLRAVVYTCGGSRWRRLLADPELEDLSNGEQGSMENQGATLGSDLSRRDMNNMLTTVCCQVGCRKSDLTYLC
- the pars2 gene encoding probable proline--tRNA ligase, mitochondrial; the encoded protein is MRVLLWQKILPHLPRTLTTPCRGCAGHAPLPTHTDQKPGRPPLLVSRLFQPSNLRDVGQEGRAPGETTCKSQRLMQQAGLIHPSNPGCYHYLPATVRSMEKLVRLIDQEMQGIGGQKVDMPSLCSAELWRRSERWDLMGKELFRLRDRHGGEYCLGPTHEEAVTELLASQGTLSYRQLPLLLYQVTRKFRDEPKPRFGLLRGREFYMKDMYSFDASEEAAYQTYESVCQAYSRLFSRLSLPCVQVQADTGNIGGKLSHEFQLPAEIGEDRLLVCGACSFSANVETVAPDRTDCPRCQTGTLVESKGIEVGHTFYLGTKYSRIFDASFTNTQNKSAVTEMGCFGLGVTRILAAAIEVMSTEEGIRWPGLIAPYQICILPPKRGSKMDSVAGLIDDLVQQLRETLPSLRGEVVLDDRTQMTIGKRLKDASRLGYPYVVVVGQSALEETPRFEVICQQTGEKLYLSKDGLVDLLRAVETV
- the dnai4 gene encoding dynein axonemal intermediate chain 4, encoding MSTTTAKMKKPTLKITPSSRTVNASTSGILRVNHSTTRTKSVTASISRKSFSLAGDSKLIDKNSVQTPKHIVQVYDENGKDVTPQPLYQPDPGLIQPKQSKIFATDASGATVSDFFSTAYQTTANTSFAGPFTRSVFGSSTVSRSSLSTMESMNEEIEDPSSKRDISTSDVQVRREEVKELVGEEMLDDVVELYLTESETIWMLDMPAVSVSVDSQEAEDVKKRTALYEELCRNRMGNDQFVERSMQTFNGAPKTKEVQCESIDMVDAACTASSWDMYDSFCLSDGVGEAVQKPSSEDMICPEAISHHRLDTVHGPERTVSVLGTTSIASTSSQTEMETFLVPTDDEPDPELILQSESFQQDLFVMERIVLENIYQPKLAAYRQLPILEDEDLLLKTNAAGRMEEEEESSLTPALERLWAFSCELTAGRNVSSMAWNKTNPDLLAVGYGQFDFKDQKSGLVCCWSLKNPTWPERVFHCENGVTALDFSANNVSLLAVGMYDGSVAMYNVHSRDETPTTDTTECAHKHTSPVWQVRWIDSERGPSGEDKGENLISISADGRISKWFLRKGLDCIDLMKLKRTRNEKTKTHAGEKERKSEALISRQAPGLCFDFHPLDYNIYLAGTEEGHIHKCSCSYNEQYLETYSAHKGPVYRITWSPFCEDLFLSCSSDWTIHLWRQDLLEPVLSFPSTQRAVYDVMWSPQWATVFGAVNDGRVEIWDLGASILDPTVVSLAGPGVRLTSLLFATETDCVLVGDSDGQVSVYQLKNFSMGEGDQVDTLEDIIGSTLASQL